In Malus sylvestris chromosome 16, drMalSylv7.2, whole genome shotgun sequence, the following are encoded in one genomic region:
- the LOC126608067 gene encoding SAC3 family protein B-like isoform X1, protein MYPGFSKASGPTGPPGSRPLFGNFGSGRPPSPSPPTNPPFSDAAPLRSPSRGPEALGPLAFERVRSAASHPYPFEGVHRGPEAPGQLYSPPLGFGRVRPAASQPYPSAGVHRGPEAPGQLHSPHLTFERARPAASHSYPSAGVHRSTDSHPTWDGGQQSSFKNYDTQAHQRTSAVTSFVVSRNSGTSVTAKVSRFQDTEEIRSPPFLSKDVNFRNSTQGVPRSHLVTPRIRSPPLVSYEDLHPSVGVEDRLVSPRIRSPPLVSYEDLHPAVGIEEHALPSSEVDSRRELLDHTELRAPQEPSLVSPFDGSYGTGRNFPLKHDNGQVPKRTRPSVSPVGFNSRSNTSFSTPDSRVHKKPLQSASNTISEAAARNLTSVPVAKRTRSPPLLPEDQVFHGNSYATQDGTEREMQAKAKRLARFKVELSKTPQNNPDIVEPGVSANRHEQSNVEGNKLAAYKSTKLATDGTDGNALPEDEGVESSGIIIGLCPDMCPESERAERERKGDLDQYERLDGDRNQTSMSLAVKKYNRTAERDANLIRPMPILQRTIDYLLNLLDKPYNDRFLSIYNFLWDRMRAIRMDLRMQHIFNQEAITILEQMIRLHIIVMHELCEYSRGEGFSEGFDAHLNIEQMNKTSVELFQLYDDHRKKGINIPMEKEFRGYYALLKLDKHPGYMVEPAELSLDLAKMTPEIRQTSEVLFARDVARACRTGNFIAFFRLARKASYLQACLMHAHFSKLRTQALASIHAGLQNNQGLPIADAAKWLAMEEDEIESLSEYHGFAIKSFQEPYIVKEGPFLNGDEDYPTKCSKLVDMKKSRRIVEDVLGSSQVISLSSEATKEILMTKTKKPEPKNISYAEKESPARHVPAIEVTKSVSEVDEKGPNFEVVSSPRDIRQKKQMIQAPIFSSPEDVRQKQQTIQIPIFRQYSEGPRRASAVSPSLRAFSSFTPQPDKADTMKKPNYDALFSNSPEGLMHSGMEQMPLQIESKKAVQERSSVGTYSSRLEYPVFQNMVTDKLEDEEPPDLHQVDENNDVMENSQQEEIEEAKLKLILRLWKRRSLKLRALREKKQLAANAALNSLSLGPPIQLKTDQPNTSGEFDIDLVLRERYKKHGQSWSRLNVSDVIADILGRRNLDARCLCWKTVVCSQMNNLEGDELGQRSHVSGAAPWLLSKLMPSANDVDDDDEDLVISSPGVSIWKKWVRDQSGSDLNCCLSVVKDASSDNPSESVSGASAILFLTSESIPWKLQKVHLHNLLMSIPYGSCLPLLILSGSYKKNVDDSTIVDNLGLHDLDKSRISSFHVVPLVENQQMGQWDGFFSDNRLREGLRWLASESPLQPILHHVKTRELILTYLNSSLDPLDKMKDYEVGPDHCILAFNEALDWSQKKIAAAVESNPSSWPCPEIALLEEFSDEYRFVKWCLPIVGWSSSEKVEPLMSALGDCRLPTFPDSISWLPRCNAGNEIENLRDELENGLIEYLTHSSTMMGPALAIKEAHVMLQRSCRLERQDSCCYIVPNWIMIFRRIFNWRLMGLANGAFSSAYVLESPHLNTVFGNLGKLGLEDTGPSPCYLNQPTLDEVIEVGCGPLSSHRGRPLLESGPALPETSPDGEIHETPNANDWMEDEQSLAHDGEAEIENVSHENGRLENAGREMVVTGEVTKGAENLSILLEQCKMLQNVIDEKLSIYF, encoded by the exons ATGTACCCGGGATTTAGCAAGGCGTCAGGACCAACAGGACCGCCGGGATCGCGGCCACTATTCGGAAACTTCGGCAGCGGTCGGCCGCCATCGCCTTCTCCGCCGACCAACCCTCCTTTTTCCGACGCTGCTCCGCTGCGCTCTCCTTCCAG GGGGCCTGAAGCTCTAGGTCCTTTGGCCTTTGAAAGAGTTCGTTCTGCTGCGAGTCATCCTTACCCGTTTGAAGGAGTCCATAG GGGGCCTGAAGCTCCAGGGCAGCTGTATTCTCCTCCTTTAGGCTTTGGAAGAGTTCGTCCTGCTGCGAGTCAACCTTACCCTTCTGCGGGAGTCCATAG GGGGCCTGAAGCTCCAGGGCAACTGCATTCACCGCATTTGACCTTTGAAAGAGCTCGTCCTGCTGCAAGTCATTCTTACCCATCTGCAGGAGTCCATAG GTCCACAGATTCTCATCCTACTTGGGATGGTGGGCAGCAATCCTCCTTTAAGAATTATGATACCCAGGCTCATCAAAGGACATCTGCCGTCACATCATTTGTTGTTTCTCGTAATTCTGGAACTAGTGTTACTGCCAAGGTGTCCAGATTCCAAGACACTGAAGAGATCAGATCGCCTCCCTTTCTGTCTAAAGATGTCAATTTCAGAAATTCCACTCAAGGTGTCCCTAGAAG TCACTTAGTTACTCCGAGAATACGATCGCCTCCCTTGGTCTCTTATGAGGATTTGCATCCTTCTGTTGGAGTTGAAGA TCGCTTAGTTTCTCCAAGAATACGATCGCCTCCCTTGGTCTCTTATGAGGATTTGCATCCTGCTGTTGGAATTGAAGA GCATGCACTTCCCTCTTCTGAAGTGGATAGTCGTCGGGAGTTACTTGATCATACTGAATTGCGGGCTCCTCAAGAACCTTCTCTAGTATCACCTTTTGATGGGTCTTATGGTACTGGTAGAAATTTTCCTCTGAAACATGACAATGGTCAAGTCCCGAAAAGAACAAG GCCTTCTGTATCTCCTGTTGGGTTCAATAGTAGATCAAATACCAGTTTTAGTACTCCTGATTCTCGGGTACACAAAAAGCCTTTGCAATCTGCAAGCAATACTATTTCTGAAGCTGCTGCAAGAAATTTGACCAGCGTCCCGGTGGCCAAAAGAACAAGGTCACCTCCTTTACTTCCTGAGGATCAAGTGTTTCACGGAAACTCTTATGCCACTCAAGATGGTACTGAACG AGAAATGCAAGCCAAAGCTAAGCGGTTAGCCCGGTTCAAGGTTGAATTAAGTAAAACTCCACAAAACAATCCTGATATTGTAGAGCCAGGGGTTTCTGCAAATCGACATGAGCAATCTAATGTTGAGGGGAACAAATTAGCTGCATATAAATCTACCAAACTGGCTACGGATGGTACTGATGGCAATGCTTTACCTGAGGATGAAGGCGTGGAGTCGTCTGGTATCATTATTGGGTTGTGCCCGGATATGTGTCCTG AGTCAGAAAGGGCAGAACGAGAAAGGAAAGGGGATCTTGATCAATATGAGCGCTTGGATGGGGATAGAAATCAAACCAGCATGTCCCTTGCTGTTAAAAAG TATAACAGAACAGCTGAGCGAGATGCAAACCTGATACGACCAATGCCGATCCTGCAGAGGACAATTGATTATTTGCTCAATTTGCTTGATAAGCCATACAATGATAGGTTTCTTAGCATATACAACTTCCTATGGGATCGAATGCGAGCAATTCGAATGGACTTGAGAATGCAGCACATTTTTAACCAAGAGGCTATTACTATACTGGAGCAAATG ATAAGACTTCACATAATTGTCATGCATGAATTATGTGAATACTCAAGAGGAGAGGGCTTTTCTGAGGGATTTGATGCACACCTCAATATCGAACAGATGAATAAAACATCTGTTGAATTGTTCCAATTGTATGATGATCACAGAAAGAAAGGAATAAACATTCCTATGGAAAAAGAGTTTCGAGGTTACTATGCCCTTCTCAAGCTGGACAAGCATCCTGGGTACATG GTTGAACCTGCAGAGCTCTCACTTGATCTTGCAAAGATGACTCCAGAAATAAGACAAACTTCAGAGGTGCTATTTGCGCGTGATGTAGCCAG AGCTTGCAGAACTGGTAATTTTATAGCTTTCTTTCGACTTGCGAGGAAAGCAAGTTACCTCCAAGCTTGCCTAATGCATGCACACTTCTCAAAG TTACGAACGCAGGCACTTGCTTCTATACATGCAGGTCTCCAGAATAACCAAGGTCTCCCTATTGCAGATGCTGCCAAGTGGCTGGCAATGGAG GAAGATGAAATTGAAAGCCTTTCAGAGTATCACGGGTTTGCAATAAAGTCATTCCAAGAGCCATACATTGTGAAGGAAGGCCCATTTCTCAATGGTGATGAGGATTATCCTACCAAGTGTTCTAAACTGGTCGATATGAAAAAGTCAAGAAGGATAGTCGAGGATGTTTTGGGTTCTAGTCAAGTCATATCCTTGTCTTCTGAAGCAACAAAAGAAATTCTGATGACTAAGACAAAGAAGCCTGAACCAAAAAATATTTCATATGCTGAAAAGGAAAGTCCCGCTCGTCATGTCCCAGCCATTGAAGTAACAAAATCTGTTAGTGAAGTTGATGAAAAAGGGCCTAATTTTGAAGTTGTTTCATCCCCAAGAGATATCAGACAAAAGAAGCAAATGATTCAAGCACCAATTTTTTCATCTCCAGAAGATGTCAGACAAAAGCAGCAAACGATTCAAATACCAATTTTTCGTCAATACAGTGAAGGTCCCCGTAGGGCATCTGCTGTGTCTCCTTCCCTGCGGGCTTTCTCATCATTTACACCCCAGCCTGATAAagctgataccatgaagaagcCAAACTATGATGCTCTTTTTAGTAACTCTCCAGAGGGACTCATGCATTCTGGAATGGAACAAATGCCATTGCAAATTGAGTCAAAAAAAGCTGTACAAGAGAGATCATCTGTTGGTACATATAGTTCCCGTTTGGAATATCCAGTTTTCCAAAATATGGTCACCGATAAGTTGGAAGACGAGGAACCTCCAGATCTCCATCAGGTAGATGAAAACAATGATGTTATGGAGAATTCTCAACAGGAAGAAATTGAGGAGGCAAAACTCAAATTGATACTAAG ATTATGGAAGCGACGTTCTCTGAAGCTAAGAGCACTGCGAGAGAAAAAGCAGTTAGCAGCAAATGCTGCATTGAATTCTTTATCATTGGGACCACCAATTCAACTCAAGACAGAT cAACCAAACACTTCTGGCGAGTTTGACATTGATCTCGTTTTGAGGGAGAGATATAAAAAGCATGGTCAGTCATGGTCAAGACTTAATGTTTCAGATGTAATAGCGGATATACTAGGCAGAAGAAACCTGGATGCTAGATGCCTATGCTGGAAAACTGTTGTATGTTCTCAGATGAACAATCTAGAAGGTGATGAACTGGGGCAGAGGAGCCATGTCTCAGGAGCAGCCCCCTGGTTGCTTTCAAAGCTCATGCCTTCGGCAAATGATGTGGACGATGATGATGAGGATCTTGTAATTTCATCCCCTGGTGTCTCAATATGGAAGAAATGGGTTCGTGACCAATCTGGTTCAGATCTGAACTGCTGTTTGTCTGTGGTCAAGGATGCAAGTTCTGATAATCCAAGTGAAAGTGTATCCGGTGCAAGTGCTATTTTGTTTCTTACATCTGAAAGCATCCCTTGGAAATTGCAAAAAGTCCATCTTCATAACCTTCTGATGTCAATACCTTATGGATCCTGCTTGCCCCTTCTGATCTTAAGTGGCTCATACAAGAAAAATGTTGATGACTCCACTATTGTTGATAATTTGGGTCTCCATGACTTGGATAAGTCAAGAATAAGCAGCTTTCATGTTGTTCCGCTTGTAGAAAACCAGCAAATGGGACAATGGGATGGGTTTTTCAGTGACAACCGACTTAGGGAAGGGCTACGATGGCTTGCAAGTGAATCGCCCCTTCAACCCATTCTTCATCATGTGAAAACACGCGAACTCATTCTGACCTACTTGAATTCTTCATTGGACCCATTAGACAAAATGAAAGATTATGAAGTAGGTCCAGACCACTGTATCCTTGCCTTCAATGAAGCCTTGGATTGGTCACAGAAGAAAATTGCTGCTGCTGTGGAATCAAATCCATCCAGTTGGCCTTGCCCTGAGATTGCTTTGCTGGAGGAGTTCAGTGATGAGTACAGGTTTGTCAAGTGGTGCCTGCCAATTGTAGGATGGAGCTCATCGGAAAAAGTTGAACCGCTAATGTCGGCTCTAGGGGATTGTAGACTTCCAACGTTTCCCGACAGTATTTCGTGGCTGCCCAGATGTAATGCAGGAAATGAGATTGAAAACCTGAGAGATGAACTTGAAAATGGCTTGATTGAATACCTGACGCATTCAAGTACGATGATGGGACCTGCACTTGCTATAAAAGAGGCACATGTTATGCTACAAAGAAGCTGCCGACTTGAGCGCCAGGACTCGTGCTGCTATATAGTTCCGAATTGGATTATGATCTTCCGACGAATTTTCAACTGGCGGTTAATGGGTTTAGCCAATGGGGCCTTCTCTTCAGCCTATGTCTTGGAGAGTCCTCATCTTAACACAGTTTTTGGAAACCTGGGTAAGTTGGGGCTTGAAGATACCGGACCTTCGCCCTGTTACCTTAATCAGCCGACTCTGGATGAAGTCATCGAAGTTGGGTGCGGCCCTCTTTCATCCCATAGAGGACGGCCCTTGCTAGAATCTGGTCCAGCTCTTCCTGAAACATCTCCTGATGGTGAAATCCACGAGACCCCGAATGCAAATGACTGGATGGAGGATGAACAAAGTTTAGCGCACGATGGTGAAGCGGAAATAGAAAACGTATCCCACGAAAACGGGAGGTTGGAGAATGCTGGCAGAGAAATGGTGGTGACTGGAGAAGTGACCAAGGGAGCTGAAAATTTAAGCATATTGCTAGAACAGTGTAAAATGTTACAGAATGTGATAGACGAGAAGCTGTCCAtttatttctaa
- the LOC126608067 gene encoding SAC3 family protein B-like isoform X2, with product MYPGFSKASGPTGPPGSRPLFGNFGSGRPPSPSPPTNPPFSDAAPLRSPSRGPEAPGQLYSPPLGFGRVRPAASQPYPSAGVHRGPEAPGQLHSPHLTFERARPAASHSYPSAGVHRSTDSHPTWDGGQQSSFKNYDTQAHQRTSAVTSFVVSRNSGTSVTAKVSRFQDTEEIRSPPFLSKDVNFRNSTQGVPRSHLVTPRIRSPPLVSYEDLHPSVGVEDRLVSPRIRSPPLVSYEDLHPAVGIEEHALPSSEVDSRRELLDHTELRAPQEPSLVSPFDGSYGTGRNFPLKHDNGQVPKRTRPSVSPVGFNSRSNTSFSTPDSRVHKKPLQSASNTISEAAARNLTSVPVAKRTRSPPLLPEDQVFHGNSYATQDGTEREMQAKAKRLARFKVELSKTPQNNPDIVEPGVSANRHEQSNVEGNKLAAYKSTKLATDGTDGNALPEDEGVESSGIIIGLCPDMCPESERAERERKGDLDQYERLDGDRNQTSMSLAVKKYNRTAERDANLIRPMPILQRTIDYLLNLLDKPYNDRFLSIYNFLWDRMRAIRMDLRMQHIFNQEAITILEQMIRLHIIVMHELCEYSRGEGFSEGFDAHLNIEQMNKTSVELFQLYDDHRKKGINIPMEKEFRGYYALLKLDKHPGYMVEPAELSLDLAKMTPEIRQTSEVLFARDVARACRTGNFIAFFRLARKASYLQACLMHAHFSKLRTQALASIHAGLQNNQGLPIADAAKWLAMEEDEIESLSEYHGFAIKSFQEPYIVKEGPFLNGDEDYPTKCSKLVDMKKSRRIVEDVLGSSQVISLSSEATKEILMTKTKKPEPKNISYAEKESPARHVPAIEVTKSVSEVDEKGPNFEVVSSPRDIRQKKQMIQAPIFSSPEDVRQKQQTIQIPIFRQYSEGPRRASAVSPSLRAFSSFTPQPDKADTMKKPNYDALFSNSPEGLMHSGMEQMPLQIESKKAVQERSSVGTYSSRLEYPVFQNMVTDKLEDEEPPDLHQVDENNDVMENSQQEEIEEAKLKLILRLWKRRSLKLRALREKKQLAANAALNSLSLGPPIQLKTDQPNTSGEFDIDLVLRERYKKHGQSWSRLNVSDVIADILGRRNLDARCLCWKTVVCSQMNNLEGDELGQRSHVSGAAPWLLSKLMPSANDVDDDDEDLVISSPGVSIWKKWVRDQSGSDLNCCLSVVKDASSDNPSESVSGASAILFLTSESIPWKLQKVHLHNLLMSIPYGSCLPLLILSGSYKKNVDDSTIVDNLGLHDLDKSRISSFHVVPLVENQQMGQWDGFFSDNRLREGLRWLASESPLQPILHHVKTRELILTYLNSSLDPLDKMKDYEVGPDHCILAFNEALDWSQKKIAAAVESNPSSWPCPEIALLEEFSDEYRFVKWCLPIVGWSSSEKVEPLMSALGDCRLPTFPDSISWLPRCNAGNEIENLRDELENGLIEYLTHSSTMMGPALAIKEAHVMLQRSCRLERQDSCCYIVPNWIMIFRRIFNWRLMGLANGAFSSAYVLESPHLNTVFGNLGKLGLEDTGPSPCYLNQPTLDEVIEVGCGPLSSHRGRPLLESGPALPETSPDGEIHETPNANDWMEDEQSLAHDGEAEIENVSHENGRLENAGREMVVTGEVTKGAENLSILLEQCKMLQNVIDEKLSIYF from the exons ATGTACCCGGGATTTAGCAAGGCGTCAGGACCAACAGGACCGCCGGGATCGCGGCCACTATTCGGAAACTTCGGCAGCGGTCGGCCGCCATCGCCTTCTCCGCCGACCAACCCTCCTTTTTCCGACGCTGCTCCGCTGCGCTCTCCTTCCAG GGGGCCTGAAGCTCCAGGGCAGCTGTATTCTCCTCCTTTAGGCTTTGGAAGAGTTCGTCCTGCTGCGAGTCAACCTTACCCTTCTGCGGGAGTCCATAG GGGGCCTGAAGCTCCAGGGCAACTGCATTCACCGCATTTGACCTTTGAAAGAGCTCGTCCTGCTGCAAGTCATTCTTACCCATCTGCAGGAGTCCATAG GTCCACAGATTCTCATCCTACTTGGGATGGTGGGCAGCAATCCTCCTTTAAGAATTATGATACCCAGGCTCATCAAAGGACATCTGCCGTCACATCATTTGTTGTTTCTCGTAATTCTGGAACTAGTGTTACTGCCAAGGTGTCCAGATTCCAAGACACTGAAGAGATCAGATCGCCTCCCTTTCTGTCTAAAGATGTCAATTTCAGAAATTCCACTCAAGGTGTCCCTAGAAG TCACTTAGTTACTCCGAGAATACGATCGCCTCCCTTGGTCTCTTATGAGGATTTGCATCCTTCTGTTGGAGTTGAAGA TCGCTTAGTTTCTCCAAGAATACGATCGCCTCCCTTGGTCTCTTATGAGGATTTGCATCCTGCTGTTGGAATTGAAGA GCATGCACTTCCCTCTTCTGAAGTGGATAGTCGTCGGGAGTTACTTGATCATACTGAATTGCGGGCTCCTCAAGAACCTTCTCTAGTATCACCTTTTGATGGGTCTTATGGTACTGGTAGAAATTTTCCTCTGAAACATGACAATGGTCAAGTCCCGAAAAGAACAAG GCCTTCTGTATCTCCTGTTGGGTTCAATAGTAGATCAAATACCAGTTTTAGTACTCCTGATTCTCGGGTACACAAAAAGCCTTTGCAATCTGCAAGCAATACTATTTCTGAAGCTGCTGCAAGAAATTTGACCAGCGTCCCGGTGGCCAAAAGAACAAGGTCACCTCCTTTACTTCCTGAGGATCAAGTGTTTCACGGAAACTCTTATGCCACTCAAGATGGTACTGAACG AGAAATGCAAGCCAAAGCTAAGCGGTTAGCCCGGTTCAAGGTTGAATTAAGTAAAACTCCACAAAACAATCCTGATATTGTAGAGCCAGGGGTTTCTGCAAATCGACATGAGCAATCTAATGTTGAGGGGAACAAATTAGCTGCATATAAATCTACCAAACTGGCTACGGATGGTACTGATGGCAATGCTTTACCTGAGGATGAAGGCGTGGAGTCGTCTGGTATCATTATTGGGTTGTGCCCGGATATGTGTCCTG AGTCAGAAAGGGCAGAACGAGAAAGGAAAGGGGATCTTGATCAATATGAGCGCTTGGATGGGGATAGAAATCAAACCAGCATGTCCCTTGCTGTTAAAAAG TATAACAGAACAGCTGAGCGAGATGCAAACCTGATACGACCAATGCCGATCCTGCAGAGGACAATTGATTATTTGCTCAATTTGCTTGATAAGCCATACAATGATAGGTTTCTTAGCATATACAACTTCCTATGGGATCGAATGCGAGCAATTCGAATGGACTTGAGAATGCAGCACATTTTTAACCAAGAGGCTATTACTATACTGGAGCAAATG ATAAGACTTCACATAATTGTCATGCATGAATTATGTGAATACTCAAGAGGAGAGGGCTTTTCTGAGGGATTTGATGCACACCTCAATATCGAACAGATGAATAAAACATCTGTTGAATTGTTCCAATTGTATGATGATCACAGAAAGAAAGGAATAAACATTCCTATGGAAAAAGAGTTTCGAGGTTACTATGCCCTTCTCAAGCTGGACAAGCATCCTGGGTACATG GTTGAACCTGCAGAGCTCTCACTTGATCTTGCAAAGATGACTCCAGAAATAAGACAAACTTCAGAGGTGCTATTTGCGCGTGATGTAGCCAG AGCTTGCAGAACTGGTAATTTTATAGCTTTCTTTCGACTTGCGAGGAAAGCAAGTTACCTCCAAGCTTGCCTAATGCATGCACACTTCTCAAAG TTACGAACGCAGGCACTTGCTTCTATACATGCAGGTCTCCAGAATAACCAAGGTCTCCCTATTGCAGATGCTGCCAAGTGGCTGGCAATGGAG GAAGATGAAATTGAAAGCCTTTCAGAGTATCACGGGTTTGCAATAAAGTCATTCCAAGAGCCATACATTGTGAAGGAAGGCCCATTTCTCAATGGTGATGAGGATTATCCTACCAAGTGTTCTAAACTGGTCGATATGAAAAAGTCAAGAAGGATAGTCGAGGATGTTTTGGGTTCTAGTCAAGTCATATCCTTGTCTTCTGAAGCAACAAAAGAAATTCTGATGACTAAGACAAAGAAGCCTGAACCAAAAAATATTTCATATGCTGAAAAGGAAAGTCCCGCTCGTCATGTCCCAGCCATTGAAGTAACAAAATCTGTTAGTGAAGTTGATGAAAAAGGGCCTAATTTTGAAGTTGTTTCATCCCCAAGAGATATCAGACAAAAGAAGCAAATGATTCAAGCACCAATTTTTTCATCTCCAGAAGATGTCAGACAAAAGCAGCAAACGATTCAAATACCAATTTTTCGTCAATACAGTGAAGGTCCCCGTAGGGCATCTGCTGTGTCTCCTTCCCTGCGGGCTTTCTCATCATTTACACCCCAGCCTGATAAagctgataccatgaagaagcCAAACTATGATGCTCTTTTTAGTAACTCTCCAGAGGGACTCATGCATTCTGGAATGGAACAAATGCCATTGCAAATTGAGTCAAAAAAAGCTGTACAAGAGAGATCATCTGTTGGTACATATAGTTCCCGTTTGGAATATCCAGTTTTCCAAAATATGGTCACCGATAAGTTGGAAGACGAGGAACCTCCAGATCTCCATCAGGTAGATGAAAACAATGATGTTATGGAGAATTCTCAACAGGAAGAAATTGAGGAGGCAAAACTCAAATTGATACTAAG ATTATGGAAGCGACGTTCTCTGAAGCTAAGAGCACTGCGAGAGAAAAAGCAGTTAGCAGCAAATGCTGCATTGAATTCTTTATCATTGGGACCACCAATTCAACTCAAGACAGAT cAACCAAACACTTCTGGCGAGTTTGACATTGATCTCGTTTTGAGGGAGAGATATAAAAAGCATGGTCAGTCATGGTCAAGACTTAATGTTTCAGATGTAATAGCGGATATACTAGGCAGAAGAAACCTGGATGCTAGATGCCTATGCTGGAAAACTGTTGTATGTTCTCAGATGAACAATCTAGAAGGTGATGAACTGGGGCAGAGGAGCCATGTCTCAGGAGCAGCCCCCTGGTTGCTTTCAAAGCTCATGCCTTCGGCAAATGATGTGGACGATGATGATGAGGATCTTGTAATTTCATCCCCTGGTGTCTCAATATGGAAGAAATGGGTTCGTGACCAATCTGGTTCAGATCTGAACTGCTGTTTGTCTGTGGTCAAGGATGCAAGTTCTGATAATCCAAGTGAAAGTGTATCCGGTGCAAGTGCTATTTTGTTTCTTACATCTGAAAGCATCCCTTGGAAATTGCAAAAAGTCCATCTTCATAACCTTCTGATGTCAATACCTTATGGATCCTGCTTGCCCCTTCTGATCTTAAGTGGCTCATACAAGAAAAATGTTGATGACTCCACTATTGTTGATAATTTGGGTCTCCATGACTTGGATAAGTCAAGAATAAGCAGCTTTCATGTTGTTCCGCTTGTAGAAAACCAGCAAATGGGACAATGGGATGGGTTTTTCAGTGACAACCGACTTAGGGAAGGGCTACGATGGCTTGCAAGTGAATCGCCCCTTCAACCCATTCTTCATCATGTGAAAACACGCGAACTCATTCTGACCTACTTGAATTCTTCATTGGACCCATTAGACAAAATGAAAGATTATGAAGTAGGTCCAGACCACTGTATCCTTGCCTTCAATGAAGCCTTGGATTGGTCACAGAAGAAAATTGCTGCTGCTGTGGAATCAAATCCATCCAGTTGGCCTTGCCCTGAGATTGCTTTGCTGGAGGAGTTCAGTGATGAGTACAGGTTTGTCAAGTGGTGCCTGCCAATTGTAGGATGGAGCTCATCGGAAAAAGTTGAACCGCTAATGTCGGCTCTAGGGGATTGTAGACTTCCAACGTTTCCCGACAGTATTTCGTGGCTGCCCAGATGTAATGCAGGAAATGAGATTGAAAACCTGAGAGATGAACTTGAAAATGGCTTGATTGAATACCTGACGCATTCAAGTACGATGATGGGACCTGCACTTGCTATAAAAGAGGCACATGTTATGCTACAAAGAAGCTGCCGACTTGAGCGCCAGGACTCGTGCTGCTATATAGTTCCGAATTGGATTATGATCTTCCGACGAATTTTCAACTGGCGGTTAATGGGTTTAGCCAATGGGGCCTTCTCTTCAGCCTATGTCTTGGAGAGTCCTCATCTTAACACAGTTTTTGGAAACCTGGGTAAGTTGGGGCTTGAAGATACCGGACCTTCGCCCTGTTACCTTAATCAGCCGACTCTGGATGAAGTCATCGAAGTTGGGTGCGGCCCTCTTTCATCCCATAGAGGACGGCCCTTGCTAGAATCTGGTCCAGCTCTTCCTGAAACATCTCCTGATGGTGAAATCCACGAGACCCCGAATGCAAATGACTGGATGGAGGATGAACAAAGTTTAGCGCACGATGGTGAAGCGGAAATAGAAAACGTATCCCACGAAAACGGGAGGTTGGAGAATGCTGGCAGAGAAATGGTGGTGACTGGAGAAGTGACCAAGGGAGCTGAAAATTTAAGCATATTGCTAGAACAGTGTAAAATGTTACAGAATGTGATAGACGAGAAGCTGTCCAtttatttctaa